The following proteins are encoded in a genomic region of Terriglobia bacterium:
- the alaS gene encoding alanine--tRNA ligase translates to MPSSDQIRETFLKFFEHNGHKIVRSASLIPYNDPTLLFTNAGMNQFKDLFLGNEKRPYGRATSSQKCMRVSGKHNDFKDVGHSTRHHTFFEMLGNFSFGDYFKAEAIRYAWDLVTRDYGLDQRRLWVTVFREDDAAWEFWHRDVGVPAEKIFRLGEADNFWAMGDTGPCGPCSEIHYDFGRSPLPNHEQCDLTCSCGRWVEVWNLVFMQYNRNASGALSGLPSPSIDTGMGLERITTIIQGKASNYDTDLFRPLLDEISTIANLEYGENPNDDISMRIIADHARAATFVVADGQYPGNDKRGYVLRKIMRRAIVHGKKLKIDGSFLYRIAGTVVGIMKDAYPELVGARETIARVIKQEEESFADTLEQGLKDFNDRVNKLEADGARTLPGEVAFFLYDTRGLPLEIIEDLAQERGLTVDEAGFVAALEGQRERSRQDYHAGKIREQVARTVFQGKTAFVGYDYIAPETAKVVAILVDGEPTDAINAGQSGEIVLDHTPFYAEAGGQVGDTGALTRNGNNARVTTTLYRGTTITHVVEMLEGSLQTGDTVQAEVDIEKRRLTMKNHTATHLLQAALRQILGPHVKQAGSLVAPDRLRFDFTHFAPLSAAEIEKIEDEVNEQIWRDIPLKTTIMELEQAMQSGAVALFGEKYQDRVRVVEVPGYSKELCGGTHVPSTGVIGLFKIVAEGGIAAGIRRLEALTGRSALDRFRADETVLEYVQVQHKVSSRDIASFIDKLHGQIRDLQRQVGELKLQIVRTSLADLLAQAREIRGIRVLAHVLPKIDRPSMRTFADELKHKLGSGIIILGTPLDGKAALVVMVSNDLAQRIPAGKIIREIAPMVGGSGGGKPELAEAGGKDCSRLADAIERSYAVVEALLGSRE, encoded by the coding sequence TTGCCCAGCAGCGACCAGATCCGGGAGACCTTCCTTAAATTCTTCGAGCATAACGGCCACAAGATCGTCCGGAGTGCATCCCTCATCCCTTATAACGATCCTACGCTCTTGTTTACCAACGCCGGCATGAACCAGTTCAAGGACCTCTTCCTCGGTAACGAGAAGCGGCCCTACGGCCGGGCGACCAGCAGCCAGAAATGCATGCGGGTGAGCGGCAAGCACAATGATTTCAAGGATGTCGGGCATTCGACCCGTCACCACACGTTTTTTGAGATGCTCGGTAATTTTTCGTTCGGCGACTACTTCAAAGCCGAGGCGATCCGTTACGCCTGGGATCTGGTTACTCGCGATTATGGCCTGGATCAACGGAGACTGTGGGTCACAGTCTTTCGCGAGGACGATGCGGCCTGGGAGTTCTGGCATAGGGATGTCGGGGTGCCGGCAGAAAAGATCTTCCGGCTGGGGGAAGCCGACAACTTCTGGGCTATGGGCGATACCGGGCCTTGCGGCCCCTGTTCGGAGATTCATTACGATTTCGGTAGGAGTCCACTGCCCAATCATGAGCAATGCGATCTCACCTGCTCGTGCGGGCGCTGGGTGGAAGTTTGGAACTTGGTTTTCATGCAGTACAACCGTAATGCCTCTGGTGCTCTCTCCGGGCTTCCTTCCCCATCCATTGACACCGGCATGGGACTGGAACGGATCACCACCATTATTCAGGGCAAAGCCTCAAACTACGACACCGATCTGTTCCGGCCGTTGCTGGATGAAATCTCCACCATCGCCAATCTAGAATATGGCGAGAATCCCAACGATGACATCTCCATGCGTATCATCGCCGATCACGCCCGTGCCGCAACTTTCGTCGTCGCCGACGGTCAATACCCCGGAAACGATAAGCGTGGTTACGTTTTGCGTAAGATCATGCGGCGCGCAATCGTGCATGGGAAGAAGCTGAAAATTGACGGATCCTTTCTTTACCGCATCGCTGGAACGGTCGTCGGGATCATGAAAGATGCCTATCCCGAACTTGTCGGCGCGCGCGAGACCATCGCCCGCGTGATCAAGCAGGAGGAGGAGTCGTTTGCAGACACGCTTGAACAGGGTCTGAAGGACTTCAACGATCGGGTGAACAAACTTGAGGCGGACGGCGCACGGACTCTTCCCGGCGAGGTAGCCTTCTTCCTGTATGATACGCGCGGGCTGCCGCTTGAAATAATTGAAGATCTCGCTCAGGAGAGAGGCTTGACCGTAGACGAGGCCGGCTTTGTGGCAGCACTCGAAGGGCAACGTGAGCGCTCACGCCAGGACTATCATGCCGGAAAGATCCGCGAACAGGTCGCACGCACCGTTTTCCAGGGCAAGACCGCCTTTGTCGGATATGACTACATTGCTCCAGAAACAGCGAAGGTCGTCGCAATCCTGGTCGACGGCGAACCCACCGATGCGATCAATGCCGGACAGAGCGGAGAGATTGTCCTGGATCATACTCCTTTCTATGCCGAGGCAGGTGGACAAGTGGGAGATACCGGCGCATTGACGCGGAATGGAAACAACGCCCGGGTCACTACCACCCTGTATCGCGGGACAACCATAACCCATGTGGTCGAGATGCTGGAAGGCAGCCTTCAGACCGGGGACACGGTGCAAGCCGAGGTCGATATCGAAAAGCGCAGGCTGACAATGAAGAACCATACCGCAACGCATCTCCTTCAGGCGGCGCTTCGCCAGATCCTGGGCCCCCACGTAAAGCAGGCAGGCTCTCTGGTAGCTCCTGACCGGCTCAGGTTTGACTTCACTCATTTTGCTCCCTTGAGCGCGGCAGAGATCGAAAAAATCGAAGACGAGGTAAATGAACAGATCTGGCGGGACATACCCTTGAAAACCACCATCATGGAACTCGAGCAGGCCATGCAGTCGGGCGCGGTCGCCTTGTTCGGCGAAAAATACCAGGATCGTGTCAGGGTTGTTGAGGTTCCGGGCTACAGCAAGGAACTCTGCGGCGGCACTCACGTCCCTTCCACGGGTGTCATCGGGCTTTTTAAGATCGTTGCCGAGGGCGGCATCGCTGCCGGCATACGCCGCCTCGAAGCGCTCACAGGCCGTTCGGCATTGGATCGCTTCCGCGCCGACGAAACCGTGCTCGAATATGTTCAAGTTCAACATAAGGTATCTTCACGGGATATCGCATCATTCATTGATAAATTGCACGGACAGATCAGGGATCTGCAGCGCCAGGTCGGAGAGTTGAAGCTGCAGATTGTACGTACCAGTCTTGCAGATTTGCTGGCGCAGGCGCGCGAGATCCGAGGCATCAGGGTTCTGGCGCACGTTTTGCCCAAGATCGACCGTCCCAGTATGCGCACGTTCGCAGATGAGCTGAAACACAAGTTGGGCTCGGGGATCATCATCCTCGGCACGCCGCTCGATGGCAAAGCAGCTCTGGTGGTTATGGTTAGCAATGATCTTGCCCAGCGAATTCCCGCCGGCAAAATAATCCGTGAGATTGCTCCTATGGTCGGTGGGTCCGGCGGCGGAAAACCAGAATTGGCCGAAGCTGGAGGTAAAGATTGTTCCAGGCTGGCCGATGCGATAGAGAGAAGCTATGCTGTGGTAGAGGCGCTTCTTGGAAGTAGGGAATAG
- a CDS encoding lytic transglycosylase domain-containing protein: MAKAMRLRYFFALTAALIVCGSPICAQVYSYLDANGVRILTNTPPAGPVLDLRVNGAPPPAPAPAKTSSTTVSKASGNAAKGNSSRAATNAAPAKPSGELGTAQAASSSPSAGPSQEDATGYDAFIDKYAGEYEVDPKLIHSMIATESGYNSRAVSPKGAQGLMQLMPDTASRLGVHNPFDPEENISGGVKYMRILLDMFSYNPEDKLILSLAAYNAGENLVQRLGRVPAIRETNEYVQSILQRYGKRNMDAVTPSAPTVVRPVTFRYIDEKGVLVLTNYPPVQRSGNAGSNGGSNSNFR; this comes from the coding sequence ATGGCTAAAGCAATGCGATTACGGTATTTCTTCGCCCTCACAGCAGCGTTGATCGTCTGCGGATCTCCGATTTGCGCGCAGGTTTATTCGTACCTGGATGCCAATGGAGTTCGCATCCTCACCAATACCCCACCTGCAGGTCCGGTTTTGGATCTGAGAGTAAACGGGGCGCCGCCGCCCGCGCCTGCCCCAGCTAAAACGAGCAGCACGACGGTCTCGAAGGCATCCGGTAACGCTGCCAAGGGGAATAGCAGCCGAGCCGCCACCAATGCCGCGCCGGCGAAGCCGTCCGGCGAGCTTGGTACCGCCCAGGCAGCTTCGTCTTCGCCGTCGGCCGGCCCATCGCAGGAAGACGCGACCGGCTACGATGCGTTCATAGATAAGTACGCGGGTGAATATGAGGTGGACCCGAAGCTGATCCACTCGATGATTGCGACGGAGTCGGGATACAACTCCAGAGCCGTCTCTCCCAAGGGCGCGCAGGGCCTGATGCAGCTGATGCCCGATACCGCGTCCCGCCTGGGAGTGCACAACCCGTTTGATCCGGAAGAGAATATTTCAGGCGGCGTCAAGTACATGCGCATCCTGCTCGACATGTTTTCATACAATCCTGAGGATAAGCTGATACTAAGCCTTGCAGCTTACAATGCTGGAGAGAACCTCGTACAACGTTTGGGTAGAGTCCCTGCGATTCGGGAGACTAACGAATACGTACAGAGCATCCTTCAACGTTATGGCAAGAGGAATATGGATGCGGTAACTCCTTCCGCACCAACCGTTGTCCGGCCTGTGACTTTTCGTTATATCGATGAGAAAGGCGTCCTGGTCTTAACAAACTACCCCCCGGTGCAAAGATCCGGGAATGCCGGCTCAAATGGAGGCTCAAACTCGAACTTTCGCTGA
- a CDS encoding N-acetylmuramoyl-L-alanine amidase — protein MILAQNGLRRNRNTPRRLAIGIAFILSSAVAVLCSDWDLEGAKLAWAEATRLHEALSSASKPSRENYLKCIRTYQQVYFKDPHYSASDDAVFEAARLYQEMGEKFGDLNYFRDAAKLYRFLTTDYEVSPFCPDALLRLGMISEGLLGDDQAAQSAYEKLRKYYKYSPAAASLAARARSKEVKPPQLSIPAPAVTTTLPARPTAAPSATTTPAAKQTAAPVKSPDGPTAVRNISFSSNKDYTRVSIVSGGELHYNWSQLSNPERVYFDITNARLDSSLTNRTFTISDKFVKQVRVAQNRVDVIRVVLDLATTGDYAVRDVSEAFGITIDIGTKGVVTPPVPLQKPSSHAAIAVQPQPPTVSAEAKAPPLSPKPKQEILAPAETRNVGLPLKNGLEPKPSAEKSMAAEKPGKEAPPAPVVAPRGTANAPPSPVAKESARGGTPPLPQPGKDALPPAAPAPKEAANPSSATTAKEVTKASIPPVPVSLEPVPMPKTALPTSAGDRTMTRMLGLKIGRIVLDPGHGGHDTGTVGPGGLMEKDLVLQVAKELQKLLEDKLGAQVILTRTDDTFISLEERTLIANQQQADLFVSIHANSSPARNVSGVETYFLDFARTDTAREVAARENATSDRNIRDLQDLVQKIALADKQKESRELASIIQKNLFSGARKIIPASQNRGVRSAPFVVLIGAHMPSVLAEVSFLSNPTDERLLKKEVSRQSLATALFHGIEGYMKSLGSAVAQNHFHSN, from the coding sequence ATGATCCTAGCCCAGAACGGGTTGCGACGAAATCGCAACACCCCTCGCCGGCTGGCTATCGGGATCGCTTTCATCCTGAGTTCAGCCGTTGCTGTGCTCTGCTCGGATTGGGACCTTGAGGGTGCCAAGCTCGCTTGGGCAGAGGCAACACGCCTGCACGAAGCTCTTTCCAGCGCATCCAAACCGTCACGTGAAAATTACCTCAAGTGCATTCGGACCTACCAGCAGGTTTACTTCAAAGATCCTCATTACAGTGCCAGCGATGATGCCGTTTTCGAGGCGGCCAGACTCTACCAAGAAATGGGCGAGAAATTCGGCGATTTGAACTACTTCAGGGATGCCGCGAAACTCTACCGTTTCTTGACTACTGATTACGAGGTCAGCCCGTTCTGCCCGGATGCGCTGTTGCGTCTGGGGATGATCAGCGAAGGCCTTCTTGGCGACGATCAGGCCGCTCAGAGCGCCTATGAGAAGCTGCGCAAATACTACAAGTACTCGCCGGCAGCGGCATCACTCGCAGCGAGGGCCAGGAGCAAGGAAGTCAAGCCTCCGCAGTTGTCGATCCCCGCACCGGCCGTGACCACGACGCTTCCGGCAAGACCGACTGCCGCGCCGTCGGCGACCACGACGCCTGCTGCGAAGCAGACCGCTGCCCCGGTCAAGAGTCCAGACGGCCCCACCGCCGTCAGGAACATAAGTTTCTCATCCAACAAAGATTACACGAGGGTGAGCATTGTCTCGGGTGGCGAACTCCATTACAACTGGAGCCAGCTGTCGAATCCTGAGCGCGTCTATTTCGACATCACCAATGCCAGACTGGATTCCAGCCTGACGAACAGGACCTTCACAATCTCTGACAAGTTCGTCAAACAGGTGCGTGTCGCACAGAATCGGGTTGACGTCATCCGCGTGGTTCTTGACTTGGCCACCACCGGCGACTATGCGGTCAGGGACGTAAGCGAGGCATTCGGAATCACCATCGACATTGGTACCAAGGGAGTCGTGACGCCGCCGGTGCCGCTTCAAAAGCCCTCCTCCCACGCGGCAATTGCGGTCCAGCCACAGCCTCCCACGGTATCAGCGGAAGCGAAAGCCCCTCCATTGTCGCCGAAGCCCAAGCAGGAGATTCTGGCGCCCGCCGAGACACGCAATGTCGGCCTCCCGCTAAAGAACGGCTTGGAGCCGAAGCCATCTGCCGAGAAATCCATGGCAGCAGAGAAGCCTGGTAAAGAGGCGCCGCCTGCTCCTGTTGTGGCACCAAGAGGGACCGCGAACGCTCCGCCATCTCCAGTTGCCAAGGAATCAGCTAGGGGGGGCACACCGCCACTTCCGCAGCCGGGGAAAGACGCCCTGCCCCCGGCCGCGCCGGCACCCAAAGAGGCTGCGAACCCTTCCTCAGCCACAACTGCAAAGGAAGTGACCAAGGCCAGCATTCCACCGGTTCCCGTCTCTCTGGAGCCCGTTCCCATGCCGAAAACAGCCCTCCCTACCAGCGCGGGAGATCGCACCATGACGCGCATGCTCGGCCTGAAGATCGGTCGTATTGTTCTGGATCCGGGCCACGGCGGTCATGATACGGGCACAGTCGGCCCCGGCGGCCTCATGGAAAAAGATCTGGTTCTGCAGGTAGCCAAGGAGTTGCAGAAACTCCTGGAGGACAAACTGGGAGCACAGGTGATCCTGACGCGCACCGATGACACCTTCATTTCGCTGGAGGAGCGCACGCTGATTGCAAACCAGCAGCAGGCGGATCTGTTTGTTTCTATTCATGCCAATTCCAGCCCCGCGCGCAATGTCAGCGGCGTGGAGACCTACTTCCTGGACTTTGCGCGCACGGATACAGCTCGGGAAGTAGCGGCCCGGGAAAATGCGACGAGCGACCGCAACATAAGGGATCTGCAGGACTTGGTTCAGAAGATTGCCCTGGCCGACAAGCAGAAGGAATCCAGGGAACTGGCGTCGATCATTCAAAAGAACCTGTTCAGCGGGGCGCGAAAGATAATACCTGCATCTCAAAATCGCGGCGTGCGCAGCGCTCCTTTTGTCGTCCTCATCGGAGCACACATGCCGTCAGTCCTGGCCGAGGTTTCCTTTCTCAGCAATCCTACTGATGAAAGACTGCTCAAAAAAGAGGTCAGCAGGCAGTCTCTTGCTACCGCCTTATTTCATGGCATCGAAGGATACATGAAGTCACTCGGAAGCGCCGTAGCCCAAAATCACTTTCATTCAAATTAG
- a CDS encoding Crp/Fnr family transcriptional regulator has protein sequence MKIDLIRRVPIFATLTEDEFKSIEPIFQVKTYRKTQIIFLEEETGNYMYIVLAGKVKVTKTTAGGKETILAIHQVGDFFGEMALLDGKTSPATVSAMEDCRIAAIHHNDFQRQLMSNAKVVRQIIQVLCSRLRQVWAQVQELSYSTADDRIRAGILNLSRKHGVQDARGIIIDLKITHQELAELVGTSRETVTRTLAKLQKKGVLSLENRRIILLKPKELMSAN, from the coding sequence ATGAAGATTGATTTGATTCGCCGCGTTCCTATTTTCGCCACCTTGACTGAGGATGAGTTCAAGAGCATCGAGCCCATCTTCCAGGTCAAGACCTACCGAAAGACCCAAATCATCTTTCTCGAAGAGGAAACCGGCAACTACATGTACATCGTCCTGGCAGGAAAGGTGAAGGTCACAAAGACCACCGCCGGGGGCAAAGAAACCATCCTGGCTATTCACCAGGTCGGGGATTTCTTCGGTGAAATGGCGCTCCTCGACGGCAAGACCTCGCCCGCTACCGTTTCGGCGATGGAGGACTGCAGGATTGCCGCAATTCACCACAATGACTTTCAGCGCCAGCTGATGAGCAACGCAAAGGTAGTGCGCCAGATCATCCAGGTGCTGTGCTCCCGTCTCCGTCAGGTGTGGGCGCAGGTCCAGGAATTGAGTTACAGCACGGCCGACGATCGCATCCGGGCCGGGATTCTTAACCTGTCCAGGAAGCACGGGGTCCAGGACGCCCGGGGGATCATCATCGACCTCAAGATTACGCACCAGGAGTTGGCCGAGTTGGTAGGCACTTCACGGGAAACCGTGACACGCACACTCGCCAAGCTGCAGAAGAAAGGGGTTCTCAGCCTCGAGAACCGCCGTATTATCCTCCTCAAGCCCAAAGAACTGATGTCGGCGAACTGA
- the ftsY gene encoding signal recognition particle-docking protein FtsY translates to MMLFSRSKDKGEKKAGLFERMKKALTATKENLVGRIESVLSGRTSIDANLLEELEGVLLGADLGVQATAQVMNSIKDLQRKQLITTAQEVRSEIRAQLIAILESKQKTEPRPASTAQQVWMIVGVNGTGKTTTVGKLAARSAQEGKRVLVCAADTFRPAAIEQLAIWAERSGADLIKSKIGADPSAVLHDALAAAEARKCDIVIVDTAGRLHTRANLMAELEKMRRVAGRKIPGAPHEVLLIMDATTGQNGLQQAREFLKAAGVTGLIVTKLDGTAKGGVLFSIAQELNIPVRYIGVGESLEDLLEFSPESFVDSLFSGNSE, encoded by the coding sequence ATGATGCTGTTTTCCAGATCGAAAGATAAGGGGGAGAAGAAAGCCGGGCTCTTCGAGAGGATGAAGAAGGCGCTCACCGCGACCAAGGAAAATCTGGTTGGCCGCATCGAAAGCGTCCTCTCCGGCAGGACGAGTATCGATGCCAATCTCCTTGAAGAGCTGGAAGGAGTGCTGCTCGGTGCGGATCTGGGCGTGCAGGCCACCGCACAGGTCATGAATTCCATCAAAGATCTGCAGAGGAAGCAGCTGATCACAACGGCCCAGGAGGTGCGGTCCGAGATCCGCGCACAACTCATAGCCATTCTGGAATCAAAACAGAAGACCGAACCCAGGCCGGCATCGACGGCACAGCAGGTGTGGATGATTGTCGGCGTCAACGGCACCGGGAAAACCACAACCGTCGGCAAGCTCGCCGCCAGATCTGCGCAGGAAGGCAAACGCGTCCTGGTTTGCGCCGCCGATACCTTTCGCCCCGCGGCGATCGAGCAGCTGGCAATCTGGGCGGAACGCTCCGGAGCTGACCTGATCAAGAGCAAAATCGGAGCGGACCCTTCGGCTGTTCTTCACGATGCCCTGGCCGCTGCAGAGGCGCGCAAGTGCGACATCGTGATCGTGGATACGGCCGGACGGCTGCACACGCGCGCCAATTTGATGGCGGAACTCGAAAAGATGCGGCGCGTCGCAGGACGAAAGATCCCCGGAGCCCCTCATGAGGTGCTGCTGATAATGGACGCGACGACCGGGCAGAACGGGCTCCAGCAGGCGAGAGAGTTTCTGAAAGCCGCCGGTGTCACCGGGCTGATAGTGACAAAACTCGATGGGACTGCGAAAGGTGGTGTGCTATTCAGCATCGCCCAGGAGCTGAACATCCCGGTGCGCTATATCGGGGTCGGGGAATCACTTGAGGACCTGCTCGAGTTTTCACCGGAGAGTTTCGTGGACTCGCTTTTCAGCGGCAACTCTGAGTAG
- a CDS encoding biotin--[acetyl-CoA-carboxylase] ligase: MAIDHDQLVPAWIIDETPAVAWEKLQVVGLRETTSTNEEALQRARQGAASGTLVFAESQTAGRGRKGRQWISPPGTGLYFSLVLRPERSPSCWTLLTHVAAVALARALQELTEAHFIPKPLDVELKWPNDVLISGKKTAGILLETVGIGGAISAAVVGVGVNVRQGGFPAELRDQVISVSEAAGVQVPRRHILVRFLYHFQLGYDLFMRGEHKAILEQWKSLSRMWRDTPVWVVENDQARPAVTAGLTDTGALVVRTPDGAEETILAADVSIRRSPREER; the protein is encoded by the coding sequence ATGGCAATTGATCACGACCAACTGGTTCCGGCCTGGATCATCGATGAGACTCCAGCTGTCGCCTGGGAAAAGCTGCAAGTCGTAGGACTCCGGGAAACCACCTCGACCAATGAAGAAGCACTGCAGCGCGCGCGCCAGGGAGCCGCGAGCGGGACGCTCGTATTTGCGGAGAGCCAGACTGCAGGCAGGGGCAGGAAGGGACGCCAGTGGATTTCTCCGCCGGGGACGGGGCTCTACTTTTCGCTCGTCCTCCGGCCCGAGAGATCTCCAAGCTGCTGGACTCTGCTCACGCACGTGGCCGCGGTTGCACTGGCCCGCGCTCTACAGGAGCTGACCGAGGCTCATTTCATACCTAAGCCGCTGGATGTGGAACTGAAATGGCCCAACGACGTGCTGATTTCCGGGAAAAAGACCGCCGGCATCCTGCTCGAAACCGTCGGCATCGGCGGGGCCATCAGCGCCGCGGTAGTGGGCGTCGGGGTAAACGTGAGGCAGGGAGGATTCCCGGCTGAACTCCGGGATCAGGTCATTTCGGTCAGCGAGGCGGCCGGTGTACAGGTGCCGCGAAGGCACATCCTGGTGAGATTTTTGTACCACTTCCAGCTGGGATACGATCTTTTTATGCGTGGAGAGCACAAAGCCATTCTCGAGCAGTGGAAAAGTCTGTCGCGCATGTGGAGGGATACTCCGGTCTGGGTCGTTGAGAACGACCAAGCACGACCTGCCGTAACCGCCGGACTGACCGACACCGGCGCGCTCGTCGTCCGCACGCCGGACGGCGCCGAGGAGACGATCCTGGCGGCGGATGTGAGCATCCGGCGGTCACCTCGCGAAGAAAGGTGA
- a CDS encoding valine--tRNA ligase, with protein sequence MPREMLGKSYDPALFEQRWYAVWEERGYFKAENPSTRPRFSIVIPPPNVTGTLHMGHALQHTLHDILVRWKRMSGYNTLWLPGMDHASIAVHYVLDKQLEAEHKSRFDLGRERFLEIAWKWKESSGGTILNQMCRMGVSCDWSRERFTMDPALSHAVQEAFIRLYEEGLIYRGEYMVNWCPRCKTAISDLEVAYHATHGKLWYIRYPLIGRKGHVIVATTRPETMLGDTAVAVHPDDDRYRGFIGAGVLLPVMNREIPIIADEIVDREFGTGAVKVTPAHDANDYEMARRHDLPRVTVIDAGGKMTAETGPYAGMDRFECREKLIQRLAAEGFLVKVAEYEHNVGHCDRCSTVVEPKISMQWFLKVDTLARPAIEVVEKGEIQFVPDAFKKRYFEWMYNIHDWCISRQLWWGHRIPAWYCDACGEIIVSRTAPAGCTKCGAALREETDILDTWFSSALWPFSTLGWPADTPDLHLFYPTDVLITGPDIIFFWVARMIMMGLKFMGQIPFRQVHINGIVRDASHKKMSKTRGNVIEPLELIEEYGADAVRFTLSSMAVPGTDIPFSTDRMKGYSAFSNKVWNAARFVLMNLTEDDPPVAPETVDELLAREKESLPLEDLWILHRLNHISADIAEALDKYRFHEASSLIYQFIWHELCDWYIELVKPALTGEGIAAEARGRRVTVLVHVLDYSLRLLHPFMPFITEEIWQRLPHVGASIMIQEFPGARAVRENARAALGMEVVMDLTVGLRSARAEMNVEPKKTLDVTLVIPDPTVRELVQANLEKIKLLARLGRAEFAAELPSQRVQLKGVWKRGEFGLNLQGAVDIQAERERMQKELNRLKVDIQKIMKKLNSHEFMDRAPEEVVTENRTRHADLLARLERLEANLNRLPPN encoded by the coding sequence ATGCCCCGGGAAATGTTAGGTAAATCTTACGATCCTGCTCTATTTGAACAACGCTGGTACGCCGTCTGGGAGGAGCGTGGCTATTTCAAGGCGGAAAATCCTTCAACCAGGCCGCGTTTTTCCATCGTAATTCCGCCACCGAATGTTACGGGCACGCTGCACATGGGGCATGCCCTGCAACATACCCTGCACGACATCCTGGTGCGCTGGAAGCGCATGTCCGGCTATAACACGCTCTGGCTTCCCGGAATGGACCACGCCAGCATCGCCGTGCACTATGTGCTCGACAAGCAGCTGGAAGCCGAGCACAAGAGCCGCTTTGATCTCGGACGCGAGCGCTTCCTCGAGATTGCATGGAAATGGAAGGAATCCAGCGGGGGCACAATTCTCAACCAGATGTGCCGCATGGGTGTCTCCTGCGATTGGAGCCGGGAGCGGTTCACCATGGATCCCGCCCTTTCCCACGCCGTGCAGGAGGCCTTCATCCGCCTTTACGAGGAAGGGTTGATCTATCGCGGCGAATACATGGTGAACTGGTGCCCCCGTTGCAAAACCGCGATCTCAGACCTCGAGGTGGCCTACCACGCTACGCATGGCAAGCTCTGGTATATACGTTATCCCCTGATAGGACGAAAAGGGCATGTGATTGTGGCAACCACGCGTCCGGAAACCATGCTCGGGGACACCGCAGTGGCGGTCCATCCGGACGATGATCGCTATCGCGGCTTCATCGGTGCCGGGGTATTGCTGCCGGTCATGAATCGCGAGATCCCTATCATTGCGGACGAGATCGTCGACAGGGAATTCGGAACCGGCGCGGTGAAGGTGACGCCCGCCCACGATGCCAACGACTACGAAATGGCACGCCGGCACGACCTCCCGCGGGTGACCGTGATCGATGCTGGCGGCAAAATGACCGCCGAGACCGGCCCCTATGCTGGAATGGACCGGTTCGAGTGCCGTGAGAAACTGATACAGCGCCTGGCAGCGGAAGGTTTTCTGGTCAAAGTCGCCGAATACGAGCATAACGTCGGACATTGCGATCGCTGCTCTACCGTGGTTGAACCCAAGATCTCAATGCAGTGGTTCCTGAAGGTGGACACCCTCGCCAGGCCGGCCATTGAGGTTGTCGAGAAGGGCGAGATCCAGTTCGTACCAGACGCTTTCAAGAAGCGCTACTTTGAATGGATGTACAACATTCATGACTGGTGCATCTCGCGCCAGCTCTGGTGGGGACACAGAATCCCCGCCTGGTATTGTGATGCCTGCGGCGAAATCATCGTGTCGAGAACCGCTCCTGCCGGCTGCACAAAATGCGGGGCAGCATTGCGGGAGGAGACCGACATACTCGACACCTGGTTCAGCTCGGCACTCTGGCCCTTTTCCACTCTGGGATGGCCCGCCGATACACCGGATCTGCATCTTTTTTACCCGACCGATGTGCTCATCACCGGGCCCGACATCATCTTTTTCTGGGTGGCCCGCATGATCATGATGGGGCTCAAGTTCATGGGGCAGATCCCTTTCCGGCAGGTTCACATCAACGGCATCGTGCGCGACGCCAGCCACAAGAAAATGAGCAAGACCCGCGGCAACGTGATCGAACCACTGGAGTTAATTGAAGAGTACGGCGCGGACGCGGTCAGGTTCACGCTTTCCTCGATGGCGGTGCCCGGGACGGATATCCCGTTTTCGACGGATCGCATGAAGGGATACAGCGCTTTTTCCAACAAAGTCTGGAATGCCGCGCGTTTCGTGTTGATGAATCTGACTGAAGACGATCCGCCGGTGGCGCCCGAAACCGTTGACGAGTTGCTCGCCCGCGAAAAGGAAAGCCTGCCTCTCGAGGATCTGTGGATTCTGCACCGTCTCAACCATATCTCCGCAGATATTGCCGAAGCGCTCGACAAGTATCGCTTCCACGAAGCCTCAAGCCTGATCTATCAATTCATATGGCACGAGCTTTGCGACTGGTACATTGAGCTGGTCAAACCGGCTCTCACCGGGGAAGGGATTGCGGCGGAGGCACGCGGGAGGCGCGTGACCGTCCTCGTACACGTACTCGATTATTCTCTGCGCTTGCTGCATCCATTCATGCCCTTTATTACCGAAGAGATCTGGCAGCGGCTCCCCCATGTCGGCGCATCTATCATGATCCAGGAGTTTCCAGGCGCCCGTGCGGTGCGCGAGAACGCTCGAGCAGCCCTGGGCATGGAGGTGGTCATGGATTTGACGGTGGGCCTGCGATCGGCGCGCGCCGAGATGAACGTCGAACCGAAGAAGACGCTCGACGTTACCCTGGTAATTCCTGATCCCACGGTTCGGGAATTGGTGCAGGCAAACCTCGAGAAGATCAAACTGCTGGCCCGTCTGGGCAGAGCTGAATTCGCTGCGGAACTCCCCTCCCAACGCGTTCAGCTCAAGGGTGTCTGGAAGCGCGGTGAGTTCGGCCTTAACCTTCAGGGCGCTGTCGACATCCAGGCGGAACGCGAGAGGATGCAAAAGGAACTCAACCGGCTCAAAGTCGATATCCAGAAAATAATGAAAAAGCTGAACAGCCACGAATTCATGGACCGGGCGCCCGAGGAAGTGGTCACCGAAAACCGCACACGGCACGCAGATCTGCTGGCAAGATTGGAGAGGCTGGAAGCCAACCTGAACCGGTTGCCGCCGAACTGA